The Natrinema pellirubrum DSM 15624 region AGCGGCATGAACAGGGGATGGCGGTCGCCGCTCACGGGTCGTCACCTCCCTGCTCGCCAACTCGAGCGGTGACCGTCTCGCTCATGGCGACACCCCCAGTGCCGAAACGGCCTGTGCGGTCACGATCGCGACCGTCAGGAACGTCGCCACGCCGACCAGCGACGTCTTCGACGCCGACCCGACGCCACAGACGCCGTGGCCGGACGTACACCCTTTGCCGATTCGGGTGCCGATCCCGACGAACACGCCGCCGACCAGCAGCCGCCAGGGCTGTACGTCGGTCGACCAGAGGGTCACGCCGCCGACCTCGTACAGTTCGCCGGTGGTCCCGGGCTCGTAGAGCGAGGTCGTCAACACGCCCGACTGGACCGTCGCCGCGAACGCGAACGCGCCCAGGATGATACCGAGCGTGAACACGACCCGCCAGTCTCGCGAGGAGACGTACTGCTGGAACCGGGACTGCCCCGAGACGTACGACAGCGTCGACTCGAGGAACGTACTCGCCCCGGCCGGGATACCGGTCCCGACGTAGATCACGACCGTGCCGAGACCGACGAGTAGTCCGCCGATGGCGTAACGGCTGATCCCGTTGGGGAACAGCTCGGCGGTCAGTTGGAGCGCGATTGGATCAGCTACCATGTGGCGTTAGTCACCGGCGAGCGACTCCTGACTCGCCGCGCAGTTGTTCGGGCCGAGTTCGAGTTCGAACGCCTCCTCGTCGTCGGCCGCTTGCTGCCCGAGGTTCGTCGCGATGATGGCCTCGTAGTTGGCCGGTCGGGGCGGCATGTCCGAGAGGATCAGCTCGACGAACTCGTCCTCGTCCATCGTCAGGGCATCCATCTCCTCGACGAGGTCGCCGATCGGCGCGGTGTAGG contains the following coding sequences:
- a CDS encoding YeeE/YedE family protein produces the protein MVADPIALQLTAELFPNGISRYAIGGLLVGLGTVVIYVGTGIPAGASTFLESTLSYVSGQSRFQQYVSSRDWRVVFTLGIILGAFAFAATVQSGVLTTSLYEPGTTGELYEVGGVTLWSTDVQPWRLLVGGVFVGIGTRIGKGCTSGHGVCGVGSASKTSLVGVATFLTVAIVTAQAVSALGVSP